The Candidatus Obscuribacterales bacterium genome contains the following window.
AAAGCCCCTCTCCCCGTGGGAGAGGGGTTGGGGTGAGGGCCATCCGCGACTCCCTTCGCAACGCCGAGAAGCCCATCACGCCGTTTAGCTGGGAAATTGAGTTTCCAGAGGTGTTTGACCGAGAAAATCCAGGGTTTGATGCGATCGTGGGGAATCCACCCTTTGCGGGCAAAAATACCACCATCAACAGCAACCCTGACGGCTATGTAGATTGGCTTAAGGTTGTGCATCCCGAAGCCCACGGCAATGCAGACTTGGTAGCGCATTTTTTCCGCCGGGCGTTTACGATCATTCGCCACGGTGGGGCTTTTGGCCTGATTGCGACGAACACCATCGCCCAGGGAGATACGCGCAGTACGG
Protein-coding sequences here:
- a CDS encoding DNA methyltransferase, which produces SPSPRGRGVGVRAIRDSLRNAEKPITPFSWEIEFPEVFDRENPGFDAIVGNPPFAGKNTTINSNPDGYVDWLKVVHPEAHGNADLVAHFFRRAFTIIRHGGAFGLIATNTIAQGDTRSTGLRYICHHGGIIYNATRRYRWPGVAAVVVSLVHIWKQADAMEDTQ